Below is a genomic region from Granulibacter bethesdensis CGDNIH1.
CCTGATTGCCGGACGCTATGAACTTGCTTTCGATGTAGGAGCCTATTTCGCCGCCCGGGATTCATCCCTGCCGGATCCACCATTTCTGGAGACCGTGCGTCTGGCGGTCGGGCTTTCTGACCCGTCCGCGCATTATCATGTGCCGCTTCTGGTCTCCCCATGGGGTTACACCACCTATCGGGGCAGTTGAGCGATGAATCTGCTTTTTCCTTATTTCGCCAGCTGGCTGGAGCTGCTTTTGCGCTGGTTCCATGTAGTGGCCGGCATCGCGTGGATCGGTGAGTCGTTCTATTTCGTGATGCTGGATCGTGGTCTGCGGTCCCCTCCTGCTGATGCGGCATCCCGTGGCGTGGCGGGAGAACAGTGGGCCGTGCATGGTGGCGGCTTCTACCATATGCAACGCTATCGCATTGCACCGCCTGATCTGCCGCATGAGCTGCACTGGTCGAAATGGAAAGCTTACGCCACCTGGCTGAGCGGTTTCACGCTGCTCAGCACGCTCTATCTGGCCCAACCGGGATTATATCTGGTTGATCCCGACGTCATGGTGCTGCCGCCTTATGGTGCATCGGCGCTGGCGGTCGGATTTCTGATCGTGGGATGGATCATCTATGACGGTTTGTGCCGCTTGCTCGGTGCACGTGAGCTTGCTCTTTCCATGGCAGTGGGGGTGTTCGTCATCGGTGCCTCCTGGGTAGGAACCCATCTTTTCTCGGGCCGCGCCGCTTTCCTGATCATCGGAGCAATGCTCGCCACGATGATGACGGCCAATGTGCTGATGGTGATTATCCCCGGCCAGAAAACCATGGTTGCCGCCATGATACGCGGAGAAACACCCGATCCCGAACCGGGACGCAGAGGGCGGCAGAGATCGGTTCACAATACCTATTTCACCTTGCCGGTCGTCTTTACGATGATCAGCAATCACTACGCCTTCACCTTCGCGGATCATGGCCGGTGGATCATGCTCTGTGCCATCATGCTGGCCGGAGCACTGACAAGACAGTTTTTCGTCGCCTGGCACGAAGGCCGGCGCGTCTGGGCGTTGCCTGTTTCCGCCGCGGTTATCATGGCAGCGTTGATGGTATGGAGAGCACCGTATCACCTCCATACTACCGCAGAAAACAGGGCTGCAGCCCCCTCGTTTTCCCGGATCATGACCATTGTGCAGAACCGCTGCACGCCATGCCACTCCGCTCATCCCACCTTGATGGAAAGTGCTCCGGCTGGTCTGGCGCTTGATACGGCCGATGCCATCATGGCCAACGCGTTGCGCATTCAGCAGCAAGCCTCTGTGCTGAAAACCATGCCGCTGGGTAATGCCACCCATATGACCGAGGAAGAGCGATCCGCCATGACACGCTGGGTCGAAAATATGGCTCACCCTTGACGAACAAAAAGCTCAGATACTCTCCCGCCCTGCTGAACCGTGATGCACCCGGTCAGCCGTGACCGCCCGACTGCCATGACCATGTCCCGATGCACAGAAAGGAAAGAAATCTTTCGGCAGCACAATACAGGCCGTCTGCCTCAACCCGACCAGACTGCTGGCGGGGCTGACCCCGGTGGCCGATCCAGCCCCCCAGAGCGCAAGTGCCACGATCAGCGGCTCGAATGCCGACCCGGTGCGACAGAGCGGCAAGGCCCAGGTGCCTTTCAGCGGCCAACCCAGCCGCAATCCGGCAGGCGTCAGAAGATCAGCCGCCAGATGCGACAGATAACCGGTTACCAAGGGATCAATGATGGTCCGGGGCAGCCGGGAATGCTGCATCGCCCAGCCGCAGGCGATGATTGCCAGCAGGGAATGGGTCACGCCACGATGGCCGAAAGCCTTGCTCAACGCGATCGACAGACCACCCAGACGCTGGCCGACCCATGATTTCGGGTGATCCACATCCGGCAACAACGCGCCAGCCACAGCCAGCACCAACCCGGCGGCATCGGCCGGCGGAAGGCCCAGCTTCGGCGCAACGATCAGCCACGCTGCCGCGCCAAGCGCCACGTGGGAGCCAGCCATCATCGCAAAACGCCCGTGTCTACAAACGGACACCATCACTAAAGTGAGAGAATCGGCTCCACAAGGTTGATTCTGAATAATTTTTTAAACCTTGTGCCAGTCGGTTCCCCTGCCGGGAGAAAACTGGAAAGAATACACTCAGGATCACACGACACTTTATAAAAAAGGCGGGATATTCTTCGTATGGTGAGCCTCGATCGTTCAGACACCCTTTCGACCGACCAGATTTACGATCTGATCGTCATTGGCAGCGGCCCCGCCGGGCGCAGAGCGGCCATTCAGGCTGCCAAGCTCGGCCATACCGTGCTGGTGGTAGAGCGAGGCCAAAAAGTAGGTGGGGTTTCGGTCCATACCGGCACGATCCCCTCCAAAACCCTGAGGGAAACTGTTCTCAATCTGTCCGGCTGGAGGGAACGGGGATTTTACGGTCGTGCCTATCGGGTCAAAAAGGATATCGAGGCCGATGACCTGATGAACCGTCTGCACATCACCCTGTCGCATGAGGTGGATGTGCTGGAGCACCAATTCTCTCGCAACCGCGTCCGTACCATCCATGGCGTGGCACGCTTTCTGGACCGGGAGCATGTCGAGATAACAACCGCCCCGGACATAAGCTTTGTAGCCCGGGCGGCCCGCATTCTTATTGCAGTCGGCACCGTACCACATCGGCCTGACAATATTCCATTCGATGGAAAGACGGTTCTCGATAGCGACGAAATCATCTCTATCCCCACCCTGCCCCGCAGTCTGACAGTTATCGGAGCCGGCGTCATCGGCGTTGAATACGCAACGATTTTCCATGCGCTGGATATCAAGGTCACGCTGGTTGAGCCTCGTAAGACAATCCTGGATTTCATCGACAGCGAATTGGTGGATGACTTTCTGCATCAACTCCGTGATTCCGGCATGACGATCCGCCTCGGCTCGGCAGTCGAAGGCATCGTTTTCGAAAACGACCATCCGGTCACCCTTCTCGAAGGTGGCAGGCGTCTTCCCTCCGACATGGTGCTCTATGCCGCCGGTCGAAGTGGCGCCGTCGAAGGGCTGGGGCTGGAAACCATCGGACTGGTCCCGGACAAGCGGGGACGCCTGAGCGTCAATCCCCAGACCATGGAAACATCCGTTCCCGGTATTTATGCGGCCGGTGACATTATTGGTTTCCCCAGCCTCGCCTCCACCTCCATGGAGCAGGGGCGCATTGCCGCCTGTCATGCTTTCGATGCGCCCTCACCGCCTGCACCGGATTATTTTCCCTATGGCATCTATTCCGTTCCGGAAATGTCAACGGTCGGATTGACCGAGGAACAGGTCAAGGAACGGCATATTCCTTATGAATGCGGTATTGCCCGCTTCAGGGAGACCTCCCGCGGGCATATAATGGGCCTTTCCAACGGCCTCATGAAGATGATCTTCTCCCTCAAAACCCGCCGCCTGCTGGGTGTACATATTGTCGGGGAAGGAGCGACGGAACTGATCCATATCGGGCAGGCCGTGCTGAACCTGCATGGCACGCTGGATTACTTCATCGATAACACGTTCAATTATCCGACCCTTGCAGAAGCCTACAAGATCGCCGCGCTGGATGCCTGGAACCGCATGGCCTATGAAGCGCCCTTGCCTGCAGCCCCGCTTCCGGCTGATCCAGTGCCGGGAGTGCCCAGCACCACGGCCTGAAAACAGAAAAGACGGTCACATCCAGCCTGGCGGACGTGACCGTCTTATTTGATCTGATACTGGTAGCGACGGGATTATCCGTCTGTCATCAATCAGCCAGCCTTGGAAGCAGGCTTCGTGTCATTGGCCGCCTGTGGATTGACGACGCTGGCGATGGTATCGCGCAGCACGATCACTTTGACATTCGGCGCAATCTCGACCTCGACTTCAGGAGTACCGTCGGTGGCCTTGACCACACGCCCGACAATACCGCCCGATGTTACAACCTGATCGCCGCGCTTGAGGCCGGCGAGAGTGGCTTTCAACTTCTTGGCCTGCTGCTGCTGAGGACGAATCAGCAGAAAATAGAACACGCCAAACACCAGCAGTAGTGGCAGATACTGCATCATCTCGGTGGTACCGACGCCTCCGGCAGACTGGGCGAAGGCCGGGGTGATCAAGTTTGGAAACATCGTATGTACCTTGATGATGTGGCAGAGGCAGGTAAAGAAACGGCCTGAACCGCAACCGGCCGGTGCCGCACCATAAATTCTGCTCCCGCTCGCTTCAAGGCCGCTTTCTCACAGCACCGCTATGTCTGACCACTGCGGCGGGCTTCACCGTACACCCGAAATACGGTGATATACCGCCCGTGTCTTCAGAGGGATTGATGATGACATCTTTCAGCCCACAGGATTCCGCCAACCTGCACCGCATTGCCGAAGCTCTGGAGCGTATGGCTCCTCCCCCGCCCCGGCTCCCTTCCTTGCGGGATGCAGATGCTTTCGTGTGGGAGCCGGCGCACAATCATCTCCTGCCGGTTCCAGCCGTCGCATATGTGTCAATCGGCCTGCTGCAAGGCGTGGAACGACAGCAGCAAATTCTGCTGGATAACACGCTGCGCTTCTCCAGAGGGCTGCCAGCCAATAACGCCATGCTGTGGGGGGCACGCGGGATGGGCAAATCCTCCCTCGTCAAAGCGGCTCATGCAGAAGCCAATCACCAGCACCCCGGTAGCCTCGCGCTCATCGAAATCGCCCGGGAGGATATTGCGACCCTACCGACCCTTCTGCGTCTGCTGCGTCATCCCGCTATCGGCAACCCGAGACAGTGCCTGATTTTCTGTG
It encodes:
- a CDS encoding ATP-binding protein; amino-acid sequence: MMTSFSPQDSANLHRIAEALERMAPPPPRLPSLRDADAFVWEPAHNHLLPVPAVAYVSIGLLQGVERQQQILLDNTLRFSRGLPANNAMLWGARGMGKSSLVKAAHAEANHQHPGSLALIEIAREDIATLPTLLRLLRHPAIGNPRQCLIFCDDLSFEKEDADYKALKSVLDGGIEGRPANVLFYATSNRRHLMPRDMIENERSTAIHASEATEEKVSLSDRFGLWLGFHNADQDTFLRMVDQYAARLSLPIAMQTLHEDALEWSVTRGARSGRVAWQFIQDLAGRLGVVITQDALR
- a CDS encoding urate hydroxylase PuuD — encoded protein: MNLLFPYFASWLELLLRWFHVVAGIAWIGESFYFVMLDRGLRSPPADAASRGVAGEQWAVHGGGFYHMQRYRIAPPDLPHELHWSKWKAYATWLSGFTLLSTLYLAQPGLYLVDPDVMVLPPYGASALAVGFLIVGWIIYDGLCRLLGARELALSMAVGVFVIGASWVGTHLFSGRAAFLIIGAMLATMMTANVLMVIIPGQKTMVAAMIRGETPDPEPGRRGRQRSVHNTYFTLPVVFTMISNHYAFTFADHGRWIMLCAIMLAGALTRQFFVAWHEGRRVWALPVSAAVIMAALMVWRAPYHLHTTAENRAAAPSFSRIMTIVQNRCTPCHSAHPTLMESAPAGLALDTADAIMANALRIQQQASVLKTMPLGNATHMTEEERSAMTRWVENMAHP
- the yajC gene encoding preprotein translocase subunit YajC; translated protein: MFPNLITPAFAQSAGGVGTTEMMQYLPLLLVFGVFYFLLIRPQQQQAKKLKATLAGLKRGDQVVTSGGIVGRVVKATDGTPEVEVEIAPNVKVIVLRDTIASVVNPQAANDTKPASKAG
- the sthA gene encoding Si-specific NAD(P)(+) transhydrogenase, which encodes MVSLDRSDTLSTDQIYDLIVIGSGPAGRRAAIQAAKLGHTVLVVERGQKVGGVSVHTGTIPSKTLRETVLNLSGWRERGFYGRAYRVKKDIEADDLMNRLHITLSHEVDVLEHQFSRNRVRTIHGVARFLDREHVEITTAPDISFVARAARILIAVGTVPHRPDNIPFDGKTVLDSDEIISIPTLPRSLTVIGAGVIGVEYATIFHALDIKVTLVEPRKTILDFIDSELVDDFLHQLRDSGMTIRLGSAVEGIVFENDHPVTLLEGGRRLPSDMVLYAAGRSGAVEGLGLETIGLVPDKRGRLSVNPQTMETSVPGIYAAGDIIGFPSLASTSMEQGRIAACHAFDAPSPPAPDYFPYGIYSVPEMSTVGLTEEQVKERHIPYECGIARFRETSRGHIMGLSNGLMKMIFSLKTRRLLGVHIVGEGATELIHIGQAVLNLHGTLDYFIDNTFNYPTLAEAYKIAALDAWNRMAYEAPLPAAPLPADPVPGVPSTTA
- the uraH gene encoding hydroxyisourate hydrolase is translated as MGQLTTHVLDTARGRPAAGIPVRLYRQGEPEPLITTITNSDGRCDAPLLQGAALIAGRYELAFDVGAYFAARDSSLPDPPFLETVRLAVGLSDPSAHYHVPLLVSPWGYTTYRGS
- a CDS encoding metal-dependent hydrolase yields the protein MMAGSHVALGAAAWLIVAPKLGLPPADAAGLVLAVAGALLPDVDHPKSWVGQRLGGLSIALSKAFGHRGVTHSLLAIIACGWAMQHSRLPRTIIDPLVTGYLSHLAADLLTPAGLRLGWPLKGTWALPLCRTGSAFEPLIVALALWGAGSATGVSPASSLVGLRQTACIVLPKDFFPFCASGHGHGSRAVTADRVHHGSAGRESI